GGGCCTCTACACGTCGAACCACCCAGGGAAGATGCTGTATCGACACTGGCAGCACACCGCATGAAAGATTCTTTCCTGCTGTTGATCTGCGCACTTGGCCTCTCGATGCTCGCCTGGGCAATCTTGCATTATCTGGGCGACGACGCGTTTTCGGTGCTGAGTGTCGTGCTACTCATCTCGCTGGGGCTGGATAACTTCCGCTTGCGTCGGACTCTGGCCAGGGACCGCGGCGCTGCTAGGAAATAACCCTCACCACGACTACAGGCCATCGCGTCGCCGCATCGTTGCGGTACACCGGTGCATCTGGAGAAGTCTCAGCAAGCCAGACTGACGCTCTCCTTTTATGGGTGCACCCTTCGGCGACTCGCACGAACCTTTGGGCTGGTGCTTTTGCCGGACGTGATCTGGGGCGGGTTCTGTAAGTGCGGTTCTTCGTAGAGCTATCAAGGCGGTTGGTCGCGCCTGACCGCTTTCGACCCAACGTGGTCAGCTGACCGGCGGGCATGGGCTGGATGACGGCCACCAAGGAGCTGCAGATTCGATATGAACGTGCTTCTGCGTTTGAGGCATGAAAGAGGTATCAAGCGTGCCTAGCGCTATCGAAATCCAGTCGGCGAACTCGCCTTGTGATCGCGACCAAAACAAGGTTGAACCACATTGCCCGCAGAACTCCCGTGATGCAATCTCAGAGGAAGCGTGGGTTCTGACCCATGAAGAACCGCGAAGTATTTGCAGCGCGCCGCGCGGTACGCTGCCGTACGAAGCGAATGCTGCGCCATGCGCTTTGCGACATTGGCTGCAGTAACAGTGGCTGACTGCTTTTGGCGGGCCGAGCAGCTCATAAACCACGGCTGCGCACAGGCAGCTTCCTTGATAAACCTCTGTCATACGTTGTTCCATGCAGGTGATTAGGTGCCAGCTTAATCGCCGCGATCTAAGCGGTCGAATGACTGACCGCTTTCGGCCAGGAGCAGCCCTTTCGCAAATCTCCAAGCGCGTTTACAAACCAGATACCGGCACAAGTTTAGGCGAGACGTCATGACACTTTCCAAAGGCGACATCGTAAAGCTGATCGATGTTGACCAAGCAAAGGTAGTGCTCTCTGATTGGTTGAACTCCCGGGAGGCGGCTCCTGGAGATATCGCGGAAGTGGAAGAGATTTCAATGGGTGAAGCTGGATGTATCGCTCGCTTGCTGTGCGAGTCACATGCAGGATCTCTCGAATGGAGAGCCTCATATTTTGAGGCTGGATTGACCTATGAGGTGCTTCGTAGCTATCCCAATGATGTCCCCTCTTGAATGTCTGTTCGGGACCGACTTCCACCTGTCGCCACAGTCAGCTTAGGGTCGAAAGCAGCCGGTGTGGCTAAGCGCTTTGGGCCGAAAGCGGTTACCCCATTTCTGTGCGCTACGAGCGGACCGATGGAAGCAACCTTAGCTCAACATCGTAGGCTGGCCGCGCCACTTTCACTCCTCTAGAGGACGCCATGCGAATCAGCTGAACAGGGGCAACTACCTGCTTTTGATGTATTCGAGCAGCATGTCATGACCGTCGATAATGTCCTCGCAGATCGCTTGCCTAGCGGCGGCGCCATCTCGAATCTTCAATGCGGCCAGTACTTCCCAATGGTGCTCAATCGCAATCTTCTCAGAGAAACGATTGTATGCCAGAGCAAGGAGCGGCCCGGTGCGCATCCACAGGCTGTCCAGGAAGCCTCTCATTAGTGGCATCTGCGCGATGTCTGCGAAAAAGAAGTGAAAGCTTTGATTGAGACTCAACGCTTCTCCCATATCTGCACGATGAATAGCATCTAGGTTGGCATTGATATTTGATTCAATGCGCTCCAAATCCTCGTCGGTGACCATTGAGGCCGCCGTCTGAGCAGCCAATCCCTCCAGCGCCAAGCGCACTGAATGAATCTCCAGATACTGCTGGACCGTCAGGATTGGAACACGAATATCTTTGGGGGTTTTCATGACAAGCGCTTGCTCTTTGGCAAGCTGAAGAATCGCGTCCCTCACAGGCGTGACGCTGGTGCCCAACTGAGTCGCCAAGTCACGAATACGAAGTTTGTCATCGGGTTTGAGCTTGCCTGTGACCAGCGCTTCCCGCAGCGACGTATAGACGCTGGTACCGAGATATGCATGATTTATTCCGCCGATTGGGTAGCTCATATCAAATCCGAATTATGAAGGCTCTAGCCGGGCATGGACGAGCCGGCCGGCAGCACAGCAGACATCATCACCCTTTTATGGCGAAAAAACCAGCTACACAACATGATGCATCATGCATTATGATCAGCTACGCGGTCCCATCCCATAGCGAGATCATCATGAGCACAACACGTTCGTCACTTGCCGATAAAGACATGCGTCACCAGCTGCACCCCTACACAAATGCCCGAGCTCATGAGGAGCAGGGGCCGTTGGTAATCGAGCGAGGCGATGGGGTGTTTGTGATTGATGAGCATGGCAATCGTTACCTCGAAGCCATGGCCGGACTGTGGAGCACAGCATTGGGCTTCAGTAATAAACGTTTGGTGGCGGCTGCTGAAAAGCAGATGTCGACGTTGCCCTTCTACCACCTGTTCGGACACAAGGCTCACGCGCCGAGTATTGAACTGGCAGAGAGACTGATCAACATGGCTCCTGTGCCCATGAGTAAGGTGTTTTTCACCAACTCCGGGTCTGAAGCCAACGACACCGTGATCAAGCTGCTCTGGTATCTCAATAACTCGTTAGGCAAGCCAGGTCGCAAAAAACTCATAAGCCGCATTGGCGGGTACCATGGCATTACTCTCGCCAGTGCAAGCCTTACCGGTCTGCCAGCTAACCAGCGTGGCTTCGATGTGCCTTTACCGGGCTTCTTGCATGTGGGTTGTCCTCACCACTATCGTCACGCGCTGCCTAATGAAAGCGAGGAACAATTTGCCGATCGCTTGGCCTTGGAGCTGGATACGCTGATCCTGAGGGAAGGCCCTGAAACTATCGCGGCTTTTGTAGGTGAACCCTTAATGGGCGCCGGTGGCGTGATTGTGCCGCCACGGACTTACTGGGAAAAAATCCAGAACGTATGCCGCAAACACGACATTCTTATAGTCGCCGATGAGGTGATCTGTGGATTTGGACGTACCGGCAACATGTTTGGCAGCCAGACATTTAGCATCAAACCGGACATCATGATTTTGTCCAAACAGCTGTCCTCGTCGTATTTGCCTATCTCTGCAATCCTCCTCAATGACAGGGTTTATCAAGGCATCGCTGACCAAACCAAGTCCTTCGGCGCCTTGGGTCATGGTTTCACCGGCGGTGGTCATCCTGTCGCAGCCGCGGTTGCGCTGGAAAACTTGAAGATCATCGATGAAGAAAACCTGGTTGACCATGCTGCGAGCATGGGCGAGCTTCTGCGTCGAGAATTGCAGCGCTTCAGCGACCATCCTCTGGTAGGCGAGATTCGCGGAGCTGGGCTCATTGCCGCAGTGGAGCTGGTCGCCGATCGTACAACCAAGGCTCCTTTGGATGTACCGGGCACGCTAGGCCGCCACCTTGCAGGACGCGCTTTAGCTCACGGCATGATCACCCGCAACATGGGTGATGCTATTGCCTTTTGCCCTCCACTGATAATCAATGCAGATGAAGTGAGGTCAATTGTTGAAAGATTCGGCAGCGCACTAGACGACACGAGCAAATGGGTCAACGGATAAACCGTTTTGCTACAAAAAAGGCCTGGTTTTAAACAGGCCTTTTTTGTGAACGGCGAGGACTCAGTCGAGCTCAGCAAGAACCGCTGGAACCGCATCAAACAGATCGGCTACCAAGCCGTAATCAGCAATTTGGAAGATTGGTGCTTCCTCGTCCTTGTTGATTGCGACAATAACCTTGGAATCTTTCATGCCAGCCAGATGCTGAATGGCACCAGAAATACCAACAGCAATATACAGTTGCGGCGCAACGATCTTGCCGGTTTGACCTACCTGCATATCGTTCGGCACGAACCCTGCGTCTACAGCCGCACGAGAAGCCCCTACTGCGGCGCCAAGCTTGTCGGCAAGCGAGTACAGATGTTTAAAGTTATCGCCGTTCTGCATACCACGGCCGCCGGCTACTACAATTTTTGCTGCGGTCAGTTCAGGACGATCAGACTTGGCCAGTTCTTCACTCACAAAGCTCGATTTGTTCCCTTCGTGCACTGCACTGACAGCTTCCACTACTGCTGCCCCACCCTCACTGGCAACCGCGTGGAATGCGGTGGCACGCACTGTAATCACTTTCACCGAGCCGGAGGATTGCACAGTAGCAATAGCGTTACCGGCATAGATCGGACGCTTGAAGGTGTCAGGCGACTCCACCGAGATGATCTCGGAGATCTGATCGACATCCAACAATGCAGCAACGCGCGGCAGGATGTTTTTGCCGTTAGAGGTGGCCGCCGCCATTATATGGCTGTAGCCCGGAGTGAGACCGACCACCAAAGACGCAATGTTTTCCGGTAACTGGTGGGCGTAGGCAGCATCGTCAGCAGACAGGACCTTAGTCACGCCTGCAATTTTTGCAGCAGCTCCAGCCAACTCACCAATCCCCTGGCCAGCCACCAGCACATGAATGACTTCGCCGATTTTAGTCGCCGCCGCCACAGTGTTCATCGTGGTCGGAGACAATGTTGCGTTGTCGTGTTCAGCGATTATGAGGATATTCATTTAGATTACCTTCGCCTCATTCTTCAGTTTGTCGACCAACTCAGCTACCGACTTGACCTTGATGCCGGCGCTACGTGCAGCTGGTGCTTCGACCTTAAGCGTTGTGACTGTGGAAACGGTTGATACACCCAAGTCTTCAGGCTTCAGCACCTCGAGCGGCTTCTTCTTGGCTTTCATAATATTGGGCAGTGACGCATAGCGTGGCTCGTTCAAGCGCAGGTCGGTCGTGACGATTGCGGGCAGCTTCAGGGATACAGTCTGGGCACCCCCATCGACCTCTCGCGTCACCACAACGCTGTCGCCGCTGACTTGAACTTTCGAAGCAAAGGTACCTTGGCCATAACCGGTCAGCGCCGCTAGCATTTGGCCGGTTTGGTTGTTGTCGCTATCGATTGCCTGCTTGCCAAGAATCACTAGCTGAGGCTGCTCTCTAGTTACAACCGCATTGAGCAACTTGGCTACGGCCAGGGAGCTGAGCTCTGCGGCGGATTCGACCAGGACTGCACGATCCGCCCCCAGAGCCAATGCCGTTCGCAATTGTTCCTGTGCATTGGTTGTGCCGATGGAGACGACAACGATCTCGGTAGCGATTCCCTGCTCTTTCAGGCGTACAGCCTCTTCCACAGCGATTTCGCAAAATGGGTTCATCGACATCTTAACGTTTGCGAGATCGACGCCTGAGTTATCCGCTTTTACGCGAACTTTCACGTTGTAGTCGATCACGCGCTTTACAGAGACTAAGACCTTCATCGTTTACCTCAATGAGCACCACGGGGATGTGTTGGAAGAAAACATCAGATAGCACTGGAGCCACGGAGCTTTTCGTTACGACGGCGCAACCACTCCATAAGGAGCAACAGTAAGGCAGAAGCACCGATCATCAAGGTCGCCGCCGCAGCGATAGTCGGGTTGAGGTTCTCGCGAATTCCGCCAAACATTTGCATCGGTAAGGTGCGTTGTGCGGGACTGGCTAAAAAGAGTGTCACCACCACTTCATCGAAGGACGTGGCGAACGCAAACAACCCCCCGCTGATCACACCGGGCGCGATCAAGGGCAGCATCACTTTGCGAAACGCGAAAAACGGAGGTGCCCCAAGGCTTGCAGCAGCACGTGAAAGGTTACGGTCGTAACCCTGCAATGTTGCCGACACGGTTATCACCACGAAAGGAACCCCCAGCACCGCATGAGCCAGGACCAAGCCCAGATAGCTATTGAGAAGGTTCATCTGAGCGAAAAAGAAGTAGAGCGCTACGGCGACGATCACCAAAGGAGCGATCATCGGCGAAATAAGGACGGCCGTGACAAGCCCTTTGCCACGAAACTCACCACGGGCGAGTCCAACGGCCGCCAGAGTACCTAGCGCGGTTGCCAGTAAAGTGGCTGCCGGCGCGATGATCAAGCTGTTGCGCAGTGCCCGCATCCATTCTTGAGAACCAAGAAATTCTTCATACCAGCGGAGTGAGAAACCGCTCAACGGGTAGCTGAGAAATGACCCTTCATTGAATGATAGAGGCACAATCACCAAAATTGGGACCACCAGAAAGATCAGCATGCCAAGGCTGAATACGCTAAAGATCGGCGACCAGATTCGCTCGATCCGTGTGGAATGATGATTCATCAAACACCTCATGCGCGTTGGCCTGGATTGGCTGAGCGGGTAATGCGCGAATACACCCAATAAAGCAGGAGGACGATGATCAGCAGCTGGCTACCCAAAGCTGCGGCCATCCCCCAATTGATGGTGGAGTTGGTGTAAAACGCGACAAAGTAACTAAGCATCTGATCACCTGGTCCGCCTAACAGCGCAGGCGTGATGTAGTAACCGATAGCCATGATGAAGACCAGCAACGCACCTGCTGTCACACCCGCGAAAGTCTGTGGCACATATACAGACCAGAATGCCCGGAACGGGTGAGCTCCGAGTGAAACCGCGGCACGGACATAGTTGGGAGAGATGCCCTTCATGACCGCGTAGAGAGGTAGGATGACGAACGGTAAAAGTATGTGGGTCATGGAGATATAAACCCCGACCCTGTTGAATACCAGTTGCAGCGGCTCGTCAATAAAGCCTAGGCCGACCAGCGTACTGTTGATCAAACCGCCTTTCTGCAGCAGCACGATCCAGCCAGCCGTGCGTACCAGCAAAGACGTCCAAAACGGCAGCAACACCATGATTAGCAGCAGATTGGCCCGATTGCCAGGTTGCTTAGCGAGCCAATACGCCACTGGGTAGCCGAACAGCACGCACAACAACGTCACCACACTGGCCATCCACAATGTTCGCAACATTACCGACAGGTAAAGCGCCTGACCTTGGGGCAGCTCAACAATGTCACCGCTTTCCACATCAACCTGGCGATCGAAGGCGGCTAGCACGTAATAGCTGGTGAAATTGCGCCCCGCGCGCTGAATACTCCTCCAGGTACTCGCCTCCGCCCACATCGTCGATTGGGCGATCAAAGCGCGGCCTTTGGATACGGCGTCGGCATCAGGCAATTTGTTAAGCGTCAGCGTGAGCAAGGCGCGATAGCGGCCGTCCTCATAGCCTAGACGTTTAACCAACCCCGGGATTTTCCCGTCCGCCTTGGCCACTTTCAAATCCCTGACCAGCGCCGAATAAACTTTCTCATCAGGACGGCTCTTGCCATCCCATTCACGGAGTTCCAGTAGAGTTGACGGTAGCGCCCTGGCCACCTCTGGGTTGTCGACGCTCTTCCAAAGTATGTTGCCAATCGGGAAAACAAAGCAGATTAACAAAAACATCAAAAGCGGAGCGACCAACAAAATGGATCGCTTACGGTAAGTACGTTCGGCATGCAGCAGTCGCTGCTTGAGCGAAGCACCCTTTTCGGTTGAATGATCGAGAGCCGTCAGGCTGACTTCTGACATGCTGGTCTCCAGGTATAGAGGCTGATCCGGCTTCAGCGCCTGAAGCCGGTGTTGACGGCTTAGTTAGCCGCCCATGCGTTGAAGCGTTGCTCCAGCTCTTCACCGTGCTCTATCCAGAACTCGGTATCCACGCCGCGCGCCCCTTTGAGGTTGGCAGGAGCGGTAGGCAAGTCGGCTCGCACTTTTGGGTCGATTTGAGCGATGGTCTGCGTATTGGTCGGGCCGTATGGAATGGTTTCGGCGAACACTTTCTGGTTCTCGGGGCGGTTTGCAAAGGCGATGAATTGCTCAGCCAATGCTTTGTTCTTCGATCCCTTGACGATCGCCCAGCTGTCCAGATCGTACAAACTACCGTTCCAGACGATAGAGAATGGGTGTCCTTCATTCTGCGCTGCTGTGACCCGCCCGTTGTACGACGAGGTCATGACCACATCCCCGGAAACAAGCCATTGCATTGGCTGAGCACCAGCCTCCCACCACTGTATGCTCGACTTGATTTGATCAAGTTTTTTAAAGGCTCGATCGACACCCTCGGGGGTGGACAGCACTGAATACAGCTGGCCTGGAAGAACACCATCTGCAAGGAGTGCAATTTCAAGAGTGAATTTCGCACTCTTGCGTAGCCCACGCTTGCCTGGATATGTTTTCACATCCCAAAAATCGGCCCATCCGGTGGGAGCCCTGGAAAGTTTCTTCGAGTCGTACGCCAAGACGGTCGACCATATAAAAATGCCGGCGCCGCACTCAGTGGCAGCTGATTCGATAAACTGTTTCTTATCGCCTAGCTTTGCCCAATCCAAAGGCTCAAACAGCCCTTCACTGCAGCCACGCACCAAATCCGGGCTTTCGACTTCAACCACATCCCAGCCAACTTGGCCCGTCTCGACCATAGCTTTGATCTTGGCCATTTCGCCGTTGTACTCACCTGCTTCGATGGTGGCGTCATTTGACTTGGAGAAGGGCTGGTAGAACGCTTTCTCCTGAGCCTGTTTGTTTAGCCCCCCGAACGAAACAACCGTGAGTTGCTGGGCCTGCGCCTGACTTGCCACACCCACCACAACCGCCAAAATCGCAATTTTCTTCAACATGGAAACGCTCCTGAGCAGTGTTTGGTATTGCTTTTTAGTGGAGTAACAAAGGATCAAGCGCACTGGCGTCATGGCTGAGCCAACCAACCGGAACGGTCTGACCAGTCATCCAGCTATCTTTCATGTCAGCGATAGGGACCTTGGCAGTGAACTCCTGATGGCCAGCAACGTTGAGTCGTACCCGAACGTGATCGCCAAGGTAAATAAGCTCTTCGATGCGTCCAGGGAGGCTGTTTGGAGAGGGCCTGTCTAGCTCGATACGTTCTGGTCGTATCGACAGCGACGTAGGGTCGCCAGCAAGCAGATTCGTAGCGGGACGCGCACCTACTTCACAACCGTTGTTCAGGCGTACCCGACATTCAGCGCTGGAAACGGCGATAACAGTGCCCGGCAATGCATTGTTTTCACCGATGAAATGAGCCACGAAGGAGTTACGAGGATGCTCATAGAGCGCTTTTGGCGTGTCGATTTGCTGGATCACGCCATCGTTGAAAACTGCAACACGATCGGAAAGTGTCAGGGCTTCAGCTTGGTCGTGAGTGACAAAGACAACGGTTAGCCCCAGTTGACGATGCAAGCGCCGGATTTCCAGCTGCATCTGTTCGCGCAATTGCTTATCCAGTGCTCCGAGCGGCTCATCCATCAGGACAAGGCTTGGCTCAAACACCAGCGCGCGTGCTAACGCGATACGTTGCTGCTGTCCTCCGGATAGCTGTGCTGGATACCGTTGCGCAAGGTGAGCCAGCTGGACCATATCCAGTGCCCGCTTGACCTTAAGCTCGATATCAACAGCGCTCATGCGCCTGACCCGAAGTGGAAAAGCGAGATTGCCCGCTACGGTCATATGGGGAAACAGTGCGTAGTTCTGGAACACCATGCCGATTCCGCGTTCGTGCGGCGCCACAGTGTGTAACGGCTTCCCAGCGAGCAGGATTTCACCTTGGGTAGGTGTTTCGAAGCCTGCCAGCATCATCAGGCTGGTCGTTTTTCCTGAGCCTGAAGGCCCAAGCAATGTCAGGAATTCACCACGCTTGATGTCGAGGTCAAGATTTTTGACCACCAATTGCTCACCGTCGTAGCTTTTTTGCACGCCTTGGAAGCGTACATAAGGGGGGGCAATGCTCATCGCTGCACCTGCTTATTGTTGTTATAGAAAAGTTGCTTCAGCTGGGAGGGGATCATTTTAAGCATACCTGAGATTATGATGCATCATGTTTTATATTTGATGTTCCAAGCATATCGCGTGCCAGGATTTCTCTGGCCTTACAGCCCATTGGCTGGCGGCTTTACAGGGGCTTCAGAGGCTTGAGGCACCGGGCGGGTGCGGATCGAGTGCTGAGCGCACTGGGAGGGGGCAAGATAAAATTTGACAGCACGCCGGCTTTTAAACATGATGCATCAAACATCAAATCACTTCAAACGAGGACTTCTCATGAGTGAGATAAAGACCCTTCTGCTGACAGGCGCAAGCAGAGGCATCGGGCATGCAACAGTCAAATACTTCAATGCCGCGGGATGGCGTGTCTTTACCGCTTCACGTCAGAGCTGGGGAAGTGAGTGTCCTTGGGCAGATGGCCAGGAGAATCACATACATCTTGATCTCGAAGACATCGGCAGCATTGAGGCCAGCCTAGAGCTGATCAAAACGAAGCTGGGTGATGGCAAGCTGCATGCGCTGGTGGACAA
The nucleotide sequence above comes from Pseudomonas lutea. Encoded proteins:
- a CDS encoding GFA family protein, which translates into the protein MTEVYQGSCLCAAVVYELLGPPKAVSHCYCSQCRKAHGAAFASYGSVPRGALQILRGSSWVRTHASSEIASREFCGQCGSTLFWSRSQGEFADWISIALGTLDTSFMPQTQKHVHIESAAPWWPSSSPCPPVS
- a CDS encoding GntR family transcriptional regulator, with protein sequence MSYPIGGINHAYLGTSVYTSLREALVTGKLKPDDKLRIRDLATQLGTSVTPVRDAILQLAKEQALVMKTPKDIRVPILTVQQYLEIHSVRLALEGLAAQTAASMVTDEDLERIESNINANLDAIHRADMGEALSLNQSFHFFFADIAQMPLMRGFLDSLWMRTGPLLALAYNRFSEKIAIEHHWEVLAALKIRDGAAARQAICEDIIDGHDMLLEYIKSR
- a CDS encoding aspartate aminotransferase family protein encodes the protein MSTTRSSLADKDMRHQLHPYTNARAHEEQGPLVIERGDGVFVIDEHGNRYLEAMAGLWSTALGFSNKRLVAAAEKQMSTLPFYHLFGHKAHAPSIELAERLINMAPVPMSKVFFTNSGSEANDTVIKLLWYLNNSLGKPGRKKLISRIGGYHGITLASASLTGLPANQRGFDVPLPGFLHVGCPHHYRHALPNESEEQFADRLALELDTLILREGPETIAAFVGEPLMGAGGVIVPPRTYWEKIQNVCRKHDILIVADEVICGFGRTGNMFGSQTFSIKPDIMILSKQLSSSYLPISAILLNDRVYQGIADQTKSFGALGHGFTGGGHPVAAAVALENLKIIDEENLVDHAASMGELLRRELQRFSDHPLVGEIRGAGLIAAVELVADRTTKAPLDVPGTLGRHLAGRALAHGMITRNMGDAIAFCPPLIINADEVRSIVERFGSALDDTSKWVNG
- a CDS encoding electron transfer flavoprotein subunit alpha/FixB family protein, which produces MNILIIAEHDNATLSPTTMNTVAAATKIGEVIHVLVAGQGIGELAGAAAKIAGVTKVLSADDAAYAHQLPENIASLVVGLTPGYSHIMAAATSNGKNILPRVAALLDVDQISEIISVESPDTFKRPIYAGNAIATVQSSGSVKVITVRATAFHAVASEGGAAVVEAVSAVHEGNKSSFVSEELAKSDRPELTAAKIVVAGGRGMQNGDNFKHLYSLADKLGAAVGASRAAVDAGFVPNDMQVGQTGKIVAPQLYIAVGISGAIQHLAGMKDSKVIVAINKDEEAPIFQIADYGLVADLFDAVPAVLAELD
- a CDS encoding electron transfer flavoprotein subunit beta/FixA family protein translates to MKVLVSVKRVIDYNVKVRVKADNSGVDLANVKMSMNPFCEIAVEEAVRLKEQGIATEIVVVSIGTTNAQEQLRTALALGADRAVLVESAAELSSLAVAKLLNAVVTREQPQLVILGKQAIDSDNNQTGQMLAALTGYGQGTFASKVQVSGDSVVVTREVDGGAQTVSLKLPAIVTTDLRLNEPRYASLPNIMKAKKKPLEVLKPEDLGVSTVSTVTTLKVEAPAARSAGIKVKSVAELVDKLKNEAKVI
- a CDS encoding ABC transporter permease; translated protein: MNHHSTRIERIWSPIFSVFSLGMLIFLVVPILVIVPLSFNEGSFLSYPLSGFSLRWYEEFLGSQEWMRALRNSLIIAPAATLLATALGTLAAVGLARGEFRGKGLVTAVLISPMIAPLVIVAVALYFFFAQMNLLNSYLGLVLAHAVLGVPFVVITVSATLQGYDRNLSRAAASLGAPPFFAFRKVMLPLIAPGVISGGLFAFATSFDEVVVTLFLASPAQRTLPMQMFGGIRENLNPTIAAAATLMIGASALLLLLMEWLRRRNEKLRGSSAI
- a CDS encoding ABC transporter permease codes for the protein MSEVSLTALDHSTEKGASLKQRLLHAERTYRKRSILLVAPLLMFLLICFVFPIGNILWKSVDNPEVARALPSTLLELREWDGKSRPDEKVYSALVRDLKVAKADGKIPGLVKRLGYEDGRYRALLTLTLNKLPDADAVSKGRALIAQSTMWAEASTWRSIQRAGRNFTSYYVLAAFDRQVDVESGDIVELPQGQALYLSVMLRTLWMASVVTLLCVLFGYPVAYWLAKQPGNRANLLLIMVLLPFWTSLLVRTAGWIVLLQKGGLINSTLVGLGFIDEPLQLVFNRVGVYISMTHILLPFVILPLYAVMKGISPNYVRAAVSLGAHPFRAFWSVYVPQTFAGVTAGALLVFIMAIGYYITPALLGGPGDQMLSYFVAFYTNSTINWGMAAALGSQLLIIVLLLYWVYSRITRSANPGQRA
- a CDS encoding ABC transporter substrate-binding protein, which codes for MLKKIAILAVVVGVASQAQAQQLTVVSFGGLNKQAQEKAFYQPFSKSNDATIEAGEYNGEMAKIKAMVETGQVGWDVVEVESPDLVRGCSEGLFEPLDWAKLGDKKQFIESAATECGAGIFIWSTVLAYDSKKLSRAPTGWADFWDVKTYPGKRGLRKSAKFTLEIALLADGVLPGQLYSVLSTPEGVDRAFKKLDQIKSSIQWWEAGAQPMQWLVSGDVVMTSSYNGRVTAAQNEGHPFSIVWNGSLYDLDSWAIVKGSKNKALAEQFIAFANRPENQKVFAETIPYGPTNTQTIAQIDPKVRADLPTAPANLKGARGVDTEFWIEHGEELEQRFNAWAAN
- a CDS encoding ABC transporter ATP-binding protein, which encodes MSIAPPYVRFQGVQKSYDGEQLVVKNLDLDIKRGEFLTLLGPSGSGKTTSLMMLAGFETPTQGEILLAGKPLHTVAPHERGIGMVFQNYALFPHMTVAGNLAFPLRVRRMSAVDIELKVKRALDMVQLAHLAQRYPAQLSGGQQQRIALARALVFEPSLVLMDEPLGALDKQLREQMQLEIRRLHRQLGLTVVFVTHDQAEALTLSDRVAVFNDGVIQQIDTPKALYEHPRNSFVAHFIGENNALPGTVIAVSSAECRVRLNNGCEVGARPATNLLAGDPTSLSIRPERIELDRPSPNSLPGRIEELIYLGDHVRVRLNVAGHQEFTAKVPIADMKDSWMTGQTVPVGWLSHDASALDPLLLH